A single Desulfobaculum bizertense DSM 18034 DNA region contains:
- a CDS encoding response regulator → MESGTQATTIFIAEDHTLLREGLKALIGGHTNWKIVGEASDGIETLERLRGLNVDLLLIDLSMPRLSGVRVIEEVKRAYPQTHVLVLTGHSDEEFVYAALRAGADGYVVKDSTNEDLATAVKSVTEGKGYLSPSISLDVIRGYLDNKSGESQHNLLSALTRREKEVLQLVVEGHSNPEIADILYISIKTVEKHKTNIMRKLNVTNQNELRKLARSTPFQF, encoded by the coding sequence TTGGAAAGCGGAACACAGGCGACCACAATATTTATTGCCGAAGACCACACCCTTTTACGTGAAGGGCTGAAGGCACTCATTGGGGGCCATACCAACTGGAAAATAGTTGGAGAGGCATCCGATGGCATAGAGACACTCGAACGCCTCCGCGGACTCAACGTTGACCTCCTCCTTATTGACCTTTCTATGCCACGTTTAAGCGGGGTCCGGGTCATAGAAGAAGTGAAACGGGCCTATCCACAGACACATGTTCTTGTACTGACTGGGCATAGTGATGAAGAATTTGTTTATGCGGCATTGCGTGCCGGAGCAGATGGCTACGTTGTCAAAGATTCGACAAACGAGGACCTTGCAACGGCCGTCAAAAGCGTTACCGAGGGGAAAGGCTACCTGAGTCCAAGTATTTCACTAGACGTGATACGAGGGTACCTGGACAACAAATCAGGGGAAAGCCAGCATAACCTTTTAAGTGCACTGACACGGCGCGAAAAGGAAGTTCTCCAGCTTGTTGTTGAAGGACACAGTAACCCGGAAATTGCTGATATTCTGTACATCAGCATAAAAACTGTGGAAAAACACAAGACGAACATCATGCGCAAGCTGAACGTGACGAACCAAAACGAACTCCGAAAGCTTGCACGCTCTACGCCGTTCCAATTCTAA
- a CDS encoding DUF554 domain-containing protein, whose translation MQHIPIGSLVNVVAIIIGGFVGMAFRSRMPEGIRTIVFQGLGLSTLALGVSMSLKMQNILIIIFSIVLGGIIGELCNLDKRLEQGAIYLKKKIKSKNELFVDGCMTATLLYCIGSMAIIGAFDEGLRGDPTILLTKSMMDGFAAIALGASYGVGVVFSALPVFIYQYGLTLFAIVLQPYFTQEIITQLTATGGILIIGISINILDLKQIKLSNMIPSLIIVVILSVLF comes from the coding sequence ATGCAACACATCCCGATTGGTTCACTCGTCAATGTTGTCGCGATCATCATTGGTGGTTTTGTGGGAATGGCCTTCCGTTCCCGCATGCCAGAAGGCATTCGCACTATTGTTTTTCAGGGACTGGGGCTGAGCACGCTCGCCCTTGGCGTCAGTATGTCACTCAAAATGCAAAACATACTGATTATTATCTTTAGCATTGTTCTCGGGGGAATTATTGGAGAACTCTGCAATCTCGACAAACGTCTTGAACAAGGCGCAATCTATCTCAAGAAAAAGATCAAAAGCAAAAACGAGCTGTTTGTCGACGGCTGCATGACCGCTACCCTGCTCTACTGCATTGGGTCTATGGCCATCATTGGCGCCTTTGACGAAGGTCTGCGTGGTGACCCCACTATCCTGCTCACCAAAAGCATGATGGACGGTTTTGCTGCAATCGCCCTCGGCGCTAGCTATGGCGTCGGCGTTGTTTTCAGCGCTCTTCCTGTTTTTATCTACCAGTATGGACTGACGCTTTTTGCCATTGTTCTCCAGCCTTACTTTACGCAGGAGATCATTACACAGCTCACCGCAACAGGTGGCATTCTCATCATTGGCATCAGCATCAACATTCTCGACCTCAAGCAGATCAAACTCTCTAACATGATTCCTTCTCTAATCATCGTCGTCATTCTCAGCGTTCTTTTTTAG
- a CDS encoding heavy metal-binding domain-containing protein, producing MLSLLKKSHPQERTEENLEIAKDLFMAGKFPVVTTRDIPAKSIKRVIGLAAYRGYDMEQAFYGMITRAISNGANAVIGYRENVAFHPDGSKYISCYGTAVRQVDEKK from the coding sequence ATGCTTTCCCTGCTGAAAAAATCTCATCCCCAAGAACGGACCGAAGAGAATCTTGAAATTGCCAAGGATCTTTTTATGGCCGGAAAATTCCCCGTTGTCACAACCCGAGATATTCCCGCCAAGTCAATCAAGCGGGTCATTGGTCTTGCTGCCTACCGAGGCTATGACATGGAACAGGCATTCTACGGAATGATTACCCGTGCGATTTCCAACGGCGCAAATGCCGTCATTGGATACCGTGAAAATGTGGCATTCCATCCAGATGGAAGCAAGTATATTTCCTGCTATGGTACAGCAGTACGTCAGGTAGACGAAAAAAAATAG
- a CDS encoding TRAP transporter small permease subunit: protein MKFVRLLESASTGGAILSAIFMGLIVLLIMAEIVLRTFFGTSTLIASEYSGYFLVAVVIFGFAYTFRENAHIRITLVYSSLGREGRRIVDILVGISSAAIVGYLFWYSAQMVMESYELEMAADSVSETLLWKPQLVIPLGLALFFLQIVAFIVRRVRK from the coding sequence ATGAAATTTGTTCGACTGCTGGAATCTGCTTCCACAGGCGGCGCAATTCTCTCTGCCATTTTCATGGGGCTGATTGTCCTGCTGATTATGGCAGAGATTGTTTTGCGGACGTTTTTTGGAACGTCGACCCTGATTGCCAGCGAGTATAGCGGCTACTTTTTGGTTGCGGTTGTGATTTTTGGCTTTGCGTATACCTTCCGGGAAAATGCCCACATTCGCATTACGCTTGTGTACTCTTCCCTTGGACGCGAAGGACGGCGAATTGTAGACATTCTTGTCGGCATCAGCTCGGCAGCCATTGTGGGCTATCTCTTTTGGTACTCCGCACAGATGGTCATGGAATCCTATGAGCTGGAAATGGCGGCGGACTCCGTGTCTGAGACGCTGCTCTGGAAACCGCAGCTGGTTATCCCTCTTGGTCTGGCCCTGTTTTTCTTACAGATAGTGGCGTTCATCGTCAGGAGGGTGCGAAAATAA
- a CDS encoding TRAP transporter large permease subunit, with the protein MISDPLFLAVVLVGVMMLFLLSSKWIGFSLFATGISGMLLYDVMLPPTLSIWDKIGDLLANSMWNSLDSWALTALPLFILMGEILYRTAISTRLLNGLVPWLSKVPGRLFHINVVACSLFAAVSGSSAATTATVGKITLDELTRRGYDKGLAIGSLAGAGTLGFLIPPSLIMIIYGVLSDTSIGKLFVAGVVPGILLAIFYSVYIMGYSALRPGSLPQVEEEYTWEDRLIALKDLLPVFALIVLVLGGIYAGITTPTEAAAIGVVGSLGLAAMYKNLTLGNLKEAFLSAVKTTGMICFIIAGAAFLSQVVGFIGIARALSAYIASLHLSPYLLILVLGIMYLFLGMILDGISIVVMTLPIVLPIVQQAGFEPLWFGVFVVFMVELSQITPPVGFSIFVIQHIAKEDVKTILKATFPFFCIMVLMVVLVTIFPEIIFYLPEHMM; encoded by the coding sequence ATAATTTCCGATCCATTATTCCTTGCGGTCGTCCTTGTTGGCGTGATGATGCTCTTTCTGCTTTCGAGTAAGTGGATTGGTTTTTCACTCTTTGCAACAGGCATTTCAGGTATGCTCCTGTATGATGTCATGTTGCCGCCAACGCTTTCCATTTGGGACAAGATTGGCGACCTGCTTGCAAACTCAATGTGGAACTCGCTGGATTCTTGGGCGCTCACTGCGCTTCCCCTCTTTATTCTGATGGGGGAAATCCTGTATCGAACAGCAATTTCAACCCGTCTTCTCAATGGTCTGGTGCCGTGGCTTTCCAAAGTTCCCGGCCGACTTTTTCACATCAATGTCGTTGCCTGCTCGCTTTTTGCAGCGGTCTCAGGTTCAAGTGCAGCGACAACAGCGACCGTAGGCAAAATTACACTGGATGAGCTGACGCGCCGTGGCTATGACAAAGGTCTGGCTATTGGCAGTCTGGCTGGTGCGGGGACCTTGGGTTTTTTGATTCCGCCGTCTCTTATTATGATTATTTACGGTGTGTTGTCAGATACATCTATCGGCAAGCTTTTTGTCGCAGGTGTTGTCCCGGGAATTTTGCTTGCGATATTTTATTCCGTGTACATCATGGGATATTCAGCTTTACGCCCCGGTTCGCTGCCGCAGGTGGAAGAGGAATACACATGGGAGGACCGGCTGATCGCACTGAAAGATCTGCTGCCTGTTTTTGCGTTGATTGTCCTCGTGCTTGGAGGCATCTACGCAGGGATCACCACTCCGACTGAGGCCGCAGCCATCGGTGTCGTTGGTTCTCTTGGCCTTGCTGCCATGTATAAGAACCTCACGCTAGGCAACCTGAAAGAAGCGTTCTTGTCCGCAGTCAAAACCACGGGCATGATTTGTTTTATTATTGCTGGTGCGGCGTTTTTGTCTCAGGTCGTTGGCTTCATAGGTATTGCCCGCGCTCTGAGTGCATATATTGCCTCGCTGCACCTGTCGCCGTACCTGCTGATTTTAGTGCTGGGCATCATGTACCTGTTCCTTGGAATGATCCTTGATGGTATTTCCATTGTGGTCATGACCTTGCCGATTGTTCTGCCCATTGTGCAGCAGGCGGGATTTGAGCCGCTGTGGTTTGGTGTGTTCGTGGTGTTCATGGTTGAGCTTTCGCAGATCACGCCACCCGTTGGGTTCTCAATTTTTGTTATCCAGCACATTGCAAAAGAGGACGTGAAAACTATTTTGAAAGCAACGTTCCCGTTCTTCTGCATAATGGTGCTGATGGTGGTTTTGGTAACGATATTCCCAGAGATTATTTTTTACCTGCCAGAGCACATGATGTAG
- a CDS encoding TRAP transporter substrate-binding protein, producing MLKRVILFIVCLCLVPASVFAGTLKMNCNAIYGSNNFHTQGAENFAKKVNEYSSGTVQIDVHPGGSLGFKGPELLKAVKNATLPMSDILMGVVAGSDEIFGLSTLPMIVNSYDEAKAFYTACRPYYEKACKRWNQKMLYAAPWPRSGMYTNAPFENVASLKGLKVRTYDRNGAEFLRRAGGSPQSLPWGDVYSALSTGLIDSVLTSSVSGVDGKFWEVMKHFTKTNYAYPLNMMTMNLDYWNALDKAQKDAVLKAAAEVEAEQWAQSEKEVERNLKILAENGMVISEMTPALDKELHDVADSMLSEFKDGAKKDSLAALKAFGK from the coding sequence ATGCTGAAACGTGTCATTCTTTTTATAGTATGTCTGTGCCTTGTGCCTGCATCGGTCTTTGCAGGCACGCTCAAGATGAATTGCAACGCTATTTACGGCTCAAATAATTTTCATACGCAAGGTGCAGAAAATTTTGCAAAAAAGGTAAACGAGTATTCCTCTGGAACTGTGCAGATTGATGTGCACCCCGGCGGAAGTCTTGGCTTCAAAGGCCCAGAGCTGCTGAAAGCCGTCAAAAACGCCACGCTTCCGATGTCCGATATCTTGATGGGCGTTGTTGCAGGCAGTGACGAGATTTTTGGGCTGTCCACCTTGCCGATGATCGTGAACAGCTATGACGAGGCAAAAGCATTTTATACTGCCTGTCGGCCGTATTATGAAAAGGCCTGCAAGCGTTGGAATCAGAAAATGCTGTATGCTGCGCCCTGGCCTCGAAGTGGCATGTATACCAACGCTCCTTTTGAAAATGTTGCCAGTCTCAAAGGGCTGAAAGTCAGAACCTATGACAGGAATGGTGCTGAGTTTTTGCGTCGTGCTGGTGGCTCTCCGCAGTCTCTGCCGTGGGGTGACGTGTATTCCGCATTGTCCACTGGCTTGATTGACTCTGTCCTGACCTCTTCTGTTTCTGGCGTGGACGGTAAGTTCTGGGAAGTCATGAAGCACTTCACCAAGACAAACTATGCGTACCCGCTGAACATGATGACCATGAATCTTGATTACTGGAATGCACTGGACAAGGCGCAGAAAGACGCCGTGCTCAAGGCTGCGGCAGAAGTCGAGGCAGAGCAGTGGGCACAGTCTGAGAAGGAAGTAGAGCGGAATCTGAAGATTCTGGCAGAAAATGGCATGGTCATTTCGGAAATGACTCCCGCCCTCGACAAAGAGCTGCACGACGTTGCTGACAGCATGCTTTCCGAGTTTAAGGATGGAGCAAAAAAGGATTCCCTTGCCGCGCTGAAGGCGTTCGGCAAGTAG
- a CDS encoding sensor histidine kinase → MSIKKKLSVLVIFTGVFMTLVLGCLFWAEQNIGASLKKSQGAFSLLSGITELNLLANEYDGGNVNRLSRQWFMRAKRLQIELHVFEKNYPGTIGLDRLEREFDKAGELIGTFVGLSSVVGSRDPQAIFKARRNLLNHITIVLGSVESSAKLISEQAMSEIDSVQHFRNAVLIVLSVLTCLFALTWERFLSDDILAPLRQLFEGVLRVRDGRLGHTIDMAPRRKDEISALMEAFNEMSEQLERVTVSRDELQKEVRERKRAQRQVFAAGERERSRIGRELHDGICQDITAIRVHLGNIASQMVYAEDSEERTMLLRLRDYTQKVLDDIRRLIMDLRPAMLDDIGLVATLRWKCRQIRKAHGLHVNLQLLDDESQVPDDMKGPLYRIVQEALGNVLKHSGGDQADIRMLIEDDVLWVNIEDNGRGFAKEGSPELGSGYGLSNMQERARAFGGEFYIRSGSGGTTVTVKVPLTPQADETHL, encoded by the coding sequence ATGTCCATAAAGAAAAAGCTCAGCGTTCTGGTAATCTTTACTGGGGTTTTTATGACTCTGGTGCTGGGCTGCCTTTTTTGGGCCGAACAGAATATTGGCGCCTCGCTCAAAAAGAGCCAAGGCGCCTTTTCACTGCTCAGCGGAATTACAGAACTCAACCTGCTGGCAAATGAATACGATGGTGGCAATGTAAACCGTCTTTCGCGGCAATGGTTTATGCGGGCAAAGCGCTTGCAGATAGAACTACATGTCTTTGAGAAAAATTATCCGGGAACCATTGGCCTGGATCGTCTTGAGCGTGAATTTGACAAGGCAGGAGAGCTGATTGGCACGTTTGTTGGCCTTTCTTCTGTTGTTGGTTCCCGCGATCCTCAGGCAATATTTAAGGCCCGTCGCAACCTCTTAAACCATATTACCATTGTTCTTGGCTCTGTTGAGAGCAGCGCAAAGTTGATCTCTGAGCAGGCAATGTCAGAAATTGACTCTGTACAGCATTTTCGAAATGCCGTGCTGATTGTCCTTTCTGTGTTGACCTGTCTTTTTGCCCTCACATGGGAACGCTTTTTGTCAGACGATATTCTTGCCCCGCTTCGGCAGCTTTTTGAAGGCGTCTTGCGGGTGCGGGATGGCCGACTTGGGCACACCATTGATATGGCTCCCCGTCGAAAGGATGAAATTTCGGCGCTGATGGAGGCGTTTAATGAAATGTCTGAGCAGCTTGAACGTGTGACGGTTTCGCGTGACGAACTGCAAAAAGAAGTTCGCGAAAGAAAACGTGCGCAGCGTCAGGTTTTTGCTGCGGGCGAGCGTGAGCGTTCTCGCATAGGCCGAGAGCTTCACGATGGAATTTGTCAGGATATTACGGCTATTCGGGTTCACCTTGGGAATATCGCAAGCCAGATGGTGTATGCGGAGGACAGCGAGGAGCGAACAATGCTTCTGCGGCTCCGTGACTATACACAAAAGGTGCTGGATGACATACGGCGTCTTATAATGGACTTGCGGCCTGCCATGCTGGACGACATTGGGCTGGTGGCAACACTGCGCTGGAAGTGTCGTCAAATCCGTAAGGCGCATGGTCTGCATGTGAATTTGCAGCTTTTGGATGATGAATCTCAGGTGCCAGATGACATGAAAGGTCCCCTGTATCGTATTGTGCAGGAGGCATTAGGAAATGTTCTCAAGCACAGTGGAGGGGATCAGGCCGATATTCGTATGCTGATTGAGGACGATGTGCTGTGGGTCAATATTGAGGACAATGGCCGGGGCTTTGCCAAGGAGGGAAGTCCTGAGCTGGGTTCGGGGTATGGCCTGTCAAATATGCAGGAACGTGCGCGTGCCTTTGGTGGTGAATTTTATATTCGAAGCGGGAGCGGTGGAACAACTGTGACGGTAAAGGTTCCGCTCACTCCGCAGGCCGACGAAACGCATTTGTAG
- a CDS encoding purine-nucleoside phosphorylase, with protein MQNPQKVQQAAAYIREHLSTPHEADTGIILGTGLGDWASSLSHTDVFPFESIPGYPRSTVQGHAGQLVAAEVGGHKIWLQQGRFHLYEGYSPAEVCMGVRTLAELGIKRLIITNAAGALNPQFDAGGLMLITDHINFTGTSPLIGPNHDAWGDRFPDMSATYSPQQAKLAMQVAEKHGIRLERGVYLGLVGPNLETPAETRAFRMWGADAVGMSTVLEVIAAKHMGLEILGISCLTNKNLPDCMEETSIEDVLNMAAASSGKLSALLSGILTEDA; from the coding sequence ATGCAAAATCCACAAAAAGTCCAGCAGGCCGCAGCGTACATCCGCGAGCATCTCAGCACTCCACACGAGGCCGACACCGGAATCATTCTTGGCACAGGACTTGGCGACTGGGCCAGCTCCCTTTCACATACGGACGTCTTTCCGTTTGAATCTATTCCCGGCTATCCCCGCTCAACAGTACAGGGACACGCCGGACAGCTTGTTGCCGCCGAAGTTGGAGGCCACAAAATCTGGCTCCAGCAGGGACGTTTTCACCTGTATGAAGGCTACTCCCCTGCTGAGGTCTGCATGGGCGTTCGCACGCTTGCCGAGCTTGGCATAAAGCGTCTCATCATCACAAATGCAGCAGGAGCACTCAACCCTCAGTTTGATGCGGGTGGACTCATGCTCATCACCGACCATATCAACTTTACGGGAACCAGCCCGCTGATTGGTCCAAATCATGACGCATGGGGCGACCGCTTCCCAGACATGAGCGCGACCTATTCGCCACAGCAGGCTAAACTGGCCATGCAGGTTGCCGAAAAACACGGCATTCGTCTGGAGCGAGGCGTGTATCTCGGTCTTGTTGGTCCCAACCTTGAAACTCCGGCCGAAACCCGAGCTTTTCGCATGTGGGGCGCAGATGCCGTGGGCATGTCCACCGTGCTGGAAGTCATCGCCGCCAAGCACATGGGGCTGGAAATCCTTGGCATCTCCTGCCTGACAAACAAAAACCTGCCAGACTGCATGGAAGAAACATCCATTGAGGATGTGCTTAACATGGCCGCAGCCTCATCAGGAAAGCTCTCTGCCCTTCTCTCTGGTATTCTTACCGAAGACGCGTAA
- a CDS encoding alpha/beta fold hydrolase: MKKFFIIFLMLLLLPSAVLAGGGKDDAYPFQDPYVATVIGTPRELSYVPSRKARPLPQVIQIDERVAPPLFWHSDYLRYSVLFQKKTAPLIFLIAGTGAGYNAPKMAYLQQVFYAAGYHVIALSSPTHPNFIVSASTSRAPGYIRDDVKDLYRVMDLIVHQQEIRERVDGFYVAGYSLGAAQSAFLMKLDDEERVFAFRKALMINPPVSLLSSAARLDQLLKEGDETPEAVEDLASRFIAIVAEYYKHQDHVQFDGDFLYRLYRYHRVPHEDLKKLVGVSFRMSAANIIFSTDVCLNTGYIVPDGKILTASDSLRPYMLTAVKLGFEQYFEEFLAPYLQYRDPTLTPERLVAESSLESIAPYLRANTKIEMLTNADDPILSPEELAFLEKTFAGRAVIYPTGGHCGNIMYKQTVEDMLRLVHRQEIKE; encoded by the coding sequence ATGAAAAAGTTTTTCATCATCTTCCTGATGCTGTTGCTTTTGCCCTCTGCTGTTTTGGCAGGTGGGGGAAAAGACGACGCGTATCCATTTCAGGATCCGTATGTGGCAACAGTCATCGGCACCCCGCGAGAACTGAGCTATGTGCCTTCTCGCAAAGCCCGCCCCCTTCCTCAGGTCATTCAGATTGATGAGCGGGTGGCTCCTCCTCTTTTTTGGCATAGCGATTATCTTCGCTATTCTGTGCTGTTTCAGAAAAAAACTGCCCCGTTGATATTTTTGATTGCGGGAACAGGTGCGGGATACAACGCCCCCAAGATGGCCTACCTTCAGCAGGTTTTTTATGCTGCGGGCTATCACGTTATTGCCCTGTCATCGCCGACCCACCCGAATTTTATTGTGAGTGCGTCTACGAGCCGCGCTCCTGGCTATATTCGAGATGATGTCAAAGATCTGTACCGCGTTATGGATCTGATTGTTCATCAGCAGGAAATACGTGAGCGGGTCGATGGTTTCTACGTCGCAGGCTACAGCCTTGGTGCGGCTCAAAGCGCATTTTTGATGAAGCTCGATGATGAAGAGCGGGTCTTTGCCTTTCGTAAGGCGCTGATGATTAATCCCCCAGTAAGCCTTTTAAGCTCGGCTGCGCGCCTCGATCAGCTTTTGAAAGAAGGTGATGAAACGCCTGAAGCCGTGGAAGATTTGGCGAGCCGTTTTATTGCGATTGTTGCGGAATATTACAAACATCAGGACCATGTGCAGTTTGACGGTGATTTTTTGTATCGCCTGTACCGGTATCACCGGGTTCCACATGAAGACCTGAAAAAACTGGTGGGTGTCTCTTTCCGGATGAGCGCCGCCAATATTATTTTTTCCACGGATGTCTGCCTGAATACTGGCTACATTGTCCCGGATGGCAAAATCCTGACAGCGTCTGATTCGCTGCGGCCCTACATGCTGACAGCGGTCAAGCTGGGCTTTGAACAGTATTTTGAGGAATTCCTCGCGCCGTATTTGCAGTATCGCGATCCGACTCTGACTCCAGAGCGGCTGGTGGCAGAAAGTAGCCTCGAAAGCATTGCGCCATATCTGCGTGCAAACACAAAAATCGAAATGTTGACGAATGCGGATGATCCGATTCTGTCGCCCGAAGAGCTTGCATTTTTGGAAAAGACTTTTGCAGGGCGTGCCGTGATTTATCCGACAGGTGGGCATTGCGGGAACATTATGTACAAACAGACGGTTGAGGACATGCTGCGCCTCGTGCATCGGCAGGAGATAAAGGAATGA
- a CDS encoding ABC transporter substrate-binding protein — MKKVYWLFSAFLMLSVLVSTPAMAQKQLEPLTISAGSGGMVGSVCVAIRNGYFAEEGLDIQIKSYRNGFVAAQEYLKGATDFGTSNRVGAILSNIDFEKHALVGVLAYSDSQTKIVAKKSAGILDSSDLRGKRIGIVHGTSSHYYLYKYLQHCGIPMSDVEVVFLKKKQLPTAIVSGKIDAFCQHGKPVADALKKLGSDALVLRNSNINRKIVQLIAPRDFIAKNPEKMQGMLRAIKKADAWTVDHKKEAAKIIAEMKNRSYDLVLNFVENEAEFNLSLEQSLLLSFEGVDRWAIENELVPYKEPRNFLDYIDYHPLEQVSPESVSIIR, encoded by the coding sequence ATGAAAAAAGTCTACTGGTTATTTTCTGCATTTTTGATGCTTTCTGTGCTTGTTTCGACTCCTGCTATGGCTCAGAAACAGCTTGAACCCCTTACAATTTCCGCTGGTTCCGGCGGAATGGTTGGCTCTGTTTGTGTGGCAATCAGAAATGGATATTTCGCCGAAGAAGGGCTTGATATTCAGATAAAATCCTATCGTAATGGATTCGTTGCCGCACAGGAGTATCTGAAAGGTGCGACTGACTTTGGTACCTCAAACCGGGTTGGCGCTATCCTGAGCAATATTGATTTTGAAAAGCATGCGCTTGTTGGTGTGCTTGCGTACTCCGACAGTCAGACCAAAATCGTTGCTAAAAAGTCTGCAGGGATTTTGGACTCAAGTGATTTGCGAGGAAAGCGAATTGGTATCGTTCATGGAACCTCTTCGCATTATTACCTCTACAAATACCTGCAGCACTGTGGTATTCCAATGAGCGATGTTGAAGTCGTTTTTTTGAAGAAAAAGCAGCTGCCGACCGCTATCGTTTCTGGCAAGATTGATGCGTTCTGCCAGCACGGAAAGCCTGTTGCCGATGCGCTTAAAAAGCTTGGCTCAGACGCCCTTGTTCTTCGCAATTCCAACATCAACAGGAAAATTGTGCAGTTGATTGCTCCTCGGGATTTTATTGCTAAAAATCCTGAGAAGATGCAGGGAATGTTGCGAGCAATCAAAAAGGCTGATGCGTGGACTGTGGACCACAAAAAAGAAGCAGCAAAGATCATCGCAGAAATGAAAAACCGTTCCTATGATCTGGTGCTGAATTTTGTTGAGAACGAAGCTGAATTTAATCTCTCGCTGGAGCAAAGCCTGTTGCTGAGCTTTGAGGGTGTTGATCGCTGGGCCATTGAAAATGAGCTTGTCCCGTACAAAGAACCGAGAAACTTTCTCGATTATATCGATTATCACCCCTTGGAACAGGTCTCTCCTGAGAGTGTGAGCATTATTAGGTAA
- a CDS encoding MlaA family lipoprotein yields the protein MSSTLKFPLVCALCFVCLSLTACAERQPTVVTDFHAPVHHAPEPEHIDETSPFYVYDPLESWNRQVYDFNARLDQYVLMPIVTVYEHTVPEIMQTGFSNFFSNVGEVSTFVNCVLQLDVDGAANTFARFVTNTTIGLGGFIDIADMGGIEKEEEDFGQTLGTWGVPPGPYLVLPVFGPSNLRDTGGLGVDLAMVWIEENAVLNYLDPNFTFAFRAGYLTVKGIDVRKKILFTYYQDGSLFEYDIVRFIYSKKREWDIEKH from the coding sequence ATGAGCAGCACGTTAAAATTCCCTCTGGTCTGTGCGCTGTGTTTTGTGTGCCTCAGTCTGACTGCTTGCGCAGAGCGTCAGCCAACAGTTGTGACAGATTTCCACGCTCCGGTGCATCATGCTCCAGAGCCTGAGCATATTGACGAAACAAGCCCTTTCTATGTGTATGATCCGCTGGAGTCATGGAACCGGCAGGTTTATGATTTTAATGCTCGTCTGGACCAGTATGTACTCATGCCGATTGTCACGGTTTATGAGCACACTGTGCCAGAAATTATGCAGACAGGTTTTTCCAATTTTTTTTCCAACGTTGGAGAAGTCTCCACCTTTGTGAACTGCGTGCTTCAGCTTGATGTTGATGGCGCGGCCAATACCTTTGCCCGTTTTGTGACGAATACGACCATTGGTCTTGGCGGATTCATTGATATTGCAGATATGGGTGGCATTGAAAAAGAAGAAGAGGACTTTGGACAGACTCTGGGAACCTGGGGCGTTCCACCGGGACCGTATCTTGTTTTGCCTGTGTTTGGACCGTCTAACCTGCGGGATACAGGCGGACTTGGCGTTGATCTGGCGATGGTCTGGATCGAAGAAAATGCTGTCCTGAATTACCTCGACCCGAATTTTACCTTTGCCTTCCGTGCAGGCTATTTGACAGTGAAGGGTATTGACGTCCGAAAGAAGATTCTTTTTACATACTATCAGGACGGCTCACTCTTTGAGTACGACATCGTTCGCTTCATTTATTCCAAGAAGCGCGAATGGGATATTGAAAAACACTGA